From Pseudomonas sp. G.S.17, the proteins below share one genomic window:
- a CDS encoding MalY/PatB family protein, which produces MTINLDTVFERHDTDSKKWSQYPADVLPMWVADMDFPVAAPIIQALHTRIEHPLLGYGVAQDALRQAVVAHLWHAYAWRVQPEELIFLPGVEPGFNMALHALVPEGAGVVLQTPNYAPLAKAPDHWQQPRIELPFKANVEGEYETDIAALDKALQNAGALLLSNPHNPLGKVFSGEELHLIGDACVRNDALIISDEIHADILFDGRRHIPIASLSPQIAKRTVTLMSASKAYNIAGLKTAFAVVQDEQLRKRFTHGRLGMVDSVNVLGMEATRAAYSEGGDWLKAVLAYLQDNRDFLAEAVRTRLPGVVMHLPQSTYLAWLDCSALELENPQQFFLEHGKIALSAGAEFGDDCQQFVRLNFGCPRSLLEEGLARMERSLRNR; this is translated from the coding sequence ATGACGATCAACCTGGATACCGTATTCGAGCGCCACGACACCGACAGCAAGAAGTGGAGTCAGTACCCGGCCGATGTCCTGCCGATGTGGGTTGCGGACATGGATTTCCCGGTAGCGGCACCGATCATCCAGGCCCTGCACACGCGCATCGAGCATCCGCTGCTCGGCTACGGGGTCGCGCAAGACGCGTTACGCCAAGCCGTTGTTGCCCATCTTTGGCACGCCTATGCCTGGCGTGTGCAACCTGAAGAACTGATCTTCCTGCCGGGTGTCGAGCCGGGCTTCAACATGGCGCTGCATGCGCTGGTCCCAGAGGGCGCGGGCGTGGTGCTGCAAACGCCGAATTACGCCCCGCTGGCCAAGGCGCCCGATCACTGGCAGCAGCCCCGCATCGAATTGCCGTTCAAGGCCAATGTCGAGGGCGAGTATGAAACCGACATCGCGGCACTGGACAAAGCCCTGCAAAACGCTGGCGCGCTGCTCCTGAGCAATCCACACAACCCGCTGGGCAAAGTGTTCAGTGGCGAGGAGCTGCACCTGATCGGCGATGCCTGCGTGCGCAACGACGCGCTGATCATCTCCGATGAAATCCACGCTGACATCCTGTTCGATGGCCGCCGGCACATCCCCATTGCATCCCTCAGCCCGCAGATCGCCAAGCGCACGGTCACGCTGATGTCGGCCAGCAAGGCGTACAACATCGCCGGATTGAAGACCGCATTTGCGGTGGTTCAGGACGAGCAGCTGCGCAAACGCTTCACCCACGGCCGGCTCGGCATGGTGGACAGCGTGAACGTGCTGGGCATGGAAGCGACCCGCGCTGCGTACAGCGAAGGTGGCGACTGGCTAAAAGCCGTATTGGCTTATCTTCAAGACAACCGTGATTTCCTCGCCGAGGCCGTCAGGACCCGCCTGCCCGGTGTGGTCATGCACCTGCCGCAAAGCACCTATCTGGCCTGGCTGGATTGCTCGGCACTGGAGCTGGAAAATCCGCAACAGTTCTTTCTCGAACACGGCAAGATCGCGTTGAGTGCAGGCGCCGAGTTCGGCGACGATTGCCAGCAATTCGTACGTTTGAATTTCGGTTGCCCGCGCTCGCTGCTCGAAGAGGGACTGGCGCGAATGGAACGCAGCCTGCGCAATCGCTGA
- a CDS encoding CBS domain-containing protein encodes MKTVAQLLKLKVLHNQQVHTIAPDQMVLDALRLMAEKNIGALPVVENGALVGVVSERDYARKMVLKGRSSIGTPVSAIMSTKVITVDSLQTVETCMGIMTDNHLRHLPVVEEGQLLGLLSIGDLVKEAIAEQADLIQQLEQYIRGA; translated from the coding sequence ATGAAAACAGTCGCACAACTTCTGAAACTCAAGGTTTTGCACAATCAACAAGTGCATACCATTGCGCCCGACCAGATGGTGCTCGACGCGCTCAGGCTGATGGCCGAGAAGAATATTGGCGCGTTGCCGGTGGTCGAGAACGGCGCGCTGGTCGGCGTGGTCAGCGAACGCGACTACGCGCGCAAGATGGTACTCAAGGGACGCTCCTCTATCGGCACGCCGGTCAGCGCGATCATGAGCACCAAAGTGATTACCGTGGATTCCCTGCAAACCGTCGAGACCTGCATGGGCATCATGACCGACAACCACCTGCGCCATTTGCCGGTAGTGGAAGAAGGCCAGCTGCTGGGCCTGCTGTCCATCGGCGACCTGGTCAAGGAAGCCATCGCCGAACAGGCCGACCTGATCCAGCAACTGGAGCAGTACATTCGCGGCGCGTGA
- a CDS encoding chemotaxis response regulator protein-glutamate methylesterase — MGTKKINVLLVDDSAVVRQVLLAILSDTPDIHVMGAASDPIFAMDKLAREWPDVIVLDVEMPRMDGITFLKKIMSERPTPVVICSSLTQKGAETTLQALAAGAVEIITKPTSGLKNFLLESAAELVSAIRAAAQVNVRNLGKRPAAVQLTPATRLSADAILPAASGQAMAQTTERIVAMGTSTGGTQALEAVLTALPRVCPGIVIVQHMPEKFTASFAARLNGLSQIEVREAKNNDRILPGLALIAPGGKHMMVTRSGAFYHVQVIDGPLVNRHRPSVDVLFRSVAKFAGRNATGIIMTGMGDDGARGLKEILDAGGATVAQDEATCVVFGMPKEAIKLNAAQRILPLQEIHQAILRK; from the coding sequence ATGGGCACGAAAAAAATAAATGTACTGTTGGTTGACGACTCGGCAGTGGTTCGTCAGGTCTTGCTGGCAATTCTCAGTGACACCCCGGACATCCATGTCATGGGCGCGGCCTCCGATCCTATTTTTGCCATGGACAAGCTGGCCCGGGAATGGCCGGATGTCATCGTTCTGGATGTGGAAATGCCGCGCATGGATGGCATTACCTTCCTGAAGAAAATCATGAGCGAGCGCCCAACCCCAGTGGTGATCTGCTCGTCATTGACGCAGAAAGGCGCTGAAACCACCTTGCAGGCCCTGGCGGCGGGCGCGGTGGAAATCATCACCAAGCCCACCAGCGGGCTGAAGAACTTTCTCCTCGAGTCGGCGGCCGAACTGGTTTCGGCGATCAGGGCCGCAGCCCAGGTCAATGTCAGGAATCTGGGCAAGCGGCCAGCGGCTGTGCAGCTGACCCCAGCCACCCGGCTGTCGGCTGATGCCATCCTGCCAGCAGCCAGCGGACAAGCCATGGCCCAGACGACCGAACGTATCGTCGCCATGGGCACGTCCACCGGCGGTACACAGGCGCTGGAAGCGGTGTTGACCGCACTGCCAAGGGTGTGTCCGGGCATCGTCATCGTCCAGCACATGCCGGAAAAATTCACCGCATCCTTTGCCGCGCGACTCAATGGCTTGAGTCAGATAGAAGTGCGCGAGGCGAAAAACAATGACCGCATTCTTCCGGGTCTCGCGCTGATCGCCCCCGGCGGCAAGCACATGATGGTGACCCGCAGCGGCGCGTTCTATCACGTCCAGGTGATCGACGGGCCGCTGGTCAATCGGCATCGCCCCTCGGTGGATGTGCTGTTTCGCTCGGTGGCGAAGTTCGCTGGCCGCAACGCAACCGGCATCATCATGACCGGCATGGGCGACGACGGTGCAAGAGGACTCAAGGAAATACTCGACGCCGGTGGCGCAACGGTCGCTCAGGACGAGGCCACCTGTGTAGTTTTCGGCATGCCCAAGGAAGCGATCAAGCTCAATGCCGCCCAGCGGATCCTGCCACTGCAGGAAATTCACCAGGCAATTTTGCGCAAATAG
- the cheD gene encoding chemoreceptor glutamine deamidase CheD yields the protein MKIAAEEFFLAPGEFHFETRPVQLRTLLGSCVAVTLWHPVRKIGAMCHFMLPSRVRKSATLSGKYGDEAIELFIHQALAHDTAAEDYQLKLFGGGEMFPQLRKGVHFNDVARMNISAALKLADQYHLDLIAHDMGSTGHRNIIFDIGTGHVWVSHKPIRTSTNNGHEKNKCTVG from the coding sequence ATGAAGATAGCCGCCGAAGAATTTTTTCTGGCCCCAGGCGAATTTCATTTCGAAACACGTCCGGTCCAGTTGCGCACCCTCCTCGGCTCTTGTGTAGCCGTAACCCTGTGGCATCCGGTGCGCAAAATCGGCGCCATGTGTCACTTCATGCTGCCCAGTCGCGTGCGTAAGTCCGCGACGCTGAGCGGCAAGTACGGTGATGAAGCCATCGAGTTGTTCATCCATCAGGCATTGGCGCACGACACCGCTGCCGAGGATTACCAGCTGAAACTGTTCGGGGGCGGCGAGATGTTTCCGCAGCTGCGCAAGGGAGTGCATTTCAACGATGTCGCGCGGATGAATATAAGCGCCGCGCTGAAGTTGGCTGACCAGTATCACCTCGACCTGATCGCTCACGACATGGGCAGTACCGGGCACAGAAACATCATTTTCGATATCGGCACCGGCCATGTGTGGGTCAGTCACAAACCAATCAGGACAAGTACGAACAATGGGCACGAAAAAAATAAATGTACTGTTGGTTGA
- a CDS encoding CheR family methyltransferase: protein MSASALNDTEFNQFQSWLYQAAGINLSSAKKALVAGRLFKRLRHYELDSYGDYFKLIMSGQRADELQVALDLLTTNETYFFREPKHFDFLRQHVLPNAAPGKTFRLWSAASSSGEEPYSLAMTLAEGLGTTPWEVIGSDISTQVLAKARAGHYPMERAGTLPQPLLVKYCLKGTGRQHGTFLIDRALRNRVNFLQVNLNETLPELGEFDVIFLRNVMIYFDQPTKARVVARLIPRLKPGGYFIVSHSESLNGVSDALKLVAPSIYRKP, encoded by the coding sequence GTGAGTGCATCAGCGTTGAACGATACCGAATTCAACCAGTTCCAGTCCTGGTTGTATCAGGCTGCCGGCATCAATCTGTCATCGGCGAAAAAAGCGCTGGTGGCCGGCCGCCTGTTCAAACGTCTCAGGCATTACGAGCTGGACAGCTACGGCGACTACTTCAAGCTGATCATGAGCGGCCAGCGCGCCGATGAACTGCAGGTTGCGCTGGACCTGCTGACCACCAATGAAACCTATTTCTTTCGCGAGCCCAAGCATTTCGACTTCCTGCGCCAGCATGTGCTGCCCAATGCCGCGCCGGGCAAGACGTTCCGCTTGTGGAGCGCCGCCAGCTCGTCGGGGGAAGAACCCTACAGTCTGGCCATGACCCTCGCCGAAGGCTTGGGCACTACGCCGTGGGAAGTGATCGGCTCGGATATCAGCACTCAGGTCCTGGCCAAGGCGCGAGCCGGTCATTACCCAATGGAACGCGCCGGGACCCTGCCCCAACCATTGCTGGTCAAATACTGCCTCAAGGGCACCGGCCGCCAACACGGGACGTTCCTGATTGATCGAGCCCTGCGCAACCGGGTCAATTTTTTGCAGGTGAACCTCAACGAAACGCTGCCAGAACTGGGCGAATTTGACGTCATCTTCCTGCGCAACGTGATGATCTACTTCGATCAACCGACCAAGGCCCGCGTCGTCGCCCGGCTGATCCCCAGACTCAAGCCGGGGGGGTATTTCATCGTCAGCCACTCGGAAAGCCTGAACGGTGTCTCGGATGCTCTCAAGTTGGTGGCACCCTCCATTTATCGCAAGCCATGA
- a CDS encoding chemotaxis protein CheW → MGAIATTRQVAPPVEEEAQYLTFMLGAEMFAIGILGIKEIIEYGNLTVVPMMPAFVRGVINLRGAVVPVVDLSARFGRPDSDITRRSCVVIIEASAEDGQPQDIGLLVDTVSAVLEIPASQIEPPPSFGARIRADFISGMAKVDGKFVIVLEVSRVLSIDEMSRLAETEHAPSTEADAR, encoded by the coding sequence ATGGGCGCCATAGCCACAACACGTCAAGTCGCACCCCCCGTCGAGGAGGAGGCGCAATACCTGACCTTCATGCTCGGCGCGGAGATGTTCGCCATCGGCATTCTGGGCATCAAGGAAATCATCGAATACGGCAATCTGACTGTAGTGCCGATGATGCCTGCCTTCGTGCGCGGGGTGATCAACCTGCGCGGCGCCGTCGTCCCGGTGGTGGATCTGTCGGCACGCTTTGGCCGGCCTGACTCGGACATTACCCGCCGCAGTTGCGTGGTCATCATCGAAGCCAGCGCCGAGGATGGCCAGCCGCAGGACATCGGACTGCTGGTCGATACGGTGTCTGCGGTACTGGAAATACCCGCGTCGCAAATCGAGCCGCCGCCGAGCTTCGGCGCGCGGATTCGCGCTGACTTCATCAGCGGCATGGCCAAGGTAGACGGCAAGTTCGTCATCGTCCTGGAAGTCAGTCGAGTGTTGTCGATCGATGAAATGTCGCGACTTGCCGAGACTGAACACGCGCCGTCAACCGAAGCCGACGCGCGTTAA
- a CDS encoding methyl-accepting chemotaxis protein, whose amino-acid sequence MKWFYDLRIATKLIASFLTVLALTAVMGVFSIFQLSNVNEASTEIRENWMPAMRAASGMRFYAANYRIKENRYIAADAAQEKATVEQEAVEVRKQFETRLATYEKLISSPQERQLYDTAVSDWTAYLAVSKNLLALSQQGLDSEARTLIRGESKRNFDQVTYALQKMVELNDAGAEGASTRGTQLYLNARISIVAALIVALLVGLGLALFISRIISRPLKQAAAVAEQLAEGNLNARIDVNSRDETGMVLLAMQNMVGKLAHIIGEVRNAADNLASASEEVSATAQSMSQATSEQAASVEETSASIEQMSASINQNTENAKVTDGMASKAAKEATDGGESVQQTVVAMKKIAQRISIIDDIAYQTNLLALNAAIEAARAGEHGKGFAVVAAEVRKLAERSQVAAQEIGELSSSSVDMAEKAGKLLGEMVPSINKTSDLVQEISAASEEQASGVAQINTAMTQLNQVTQQNASSSEELAATAEEMSSQAEQLQQAMSFFTLDTPPKSASQSSRLDKTPGNSSRKPLRQPVQAPTKAFAYNMASAPDESEFTRF is encoded by the coding sequence ATGAAATGGTTTTACGATCTCAGAATCGCGACTAAATTGATCGCTTCATTTCTCACGGTTCTGGCGCTGACCGCAGTCATGGGCGTGTTCTCGATCTTCCAGCTAAGCAACGTGAATGAGGCCTCGACGGAGATTCGCGAAAACTGGATGCCGGCCATGCGTGCCGCATCCGGGATGCGTTTTTATGCGGCGAACTACCGCATCAAGGAAAACCGCTACATCGCTGCTGATGCAGCTCAGGAGAAAGCCACCGTCGAACAGGAAGCCGTCGAGGTCAGGAAACAGTTTGAAACCCGCCTGGCGACCTACGAGAAACTGATTTCCAGCCCTCAAGAGCGACAACTGTACGACACCGCCGTCAGCGACTGGACAGCCTACCTTGCGGTCAGCAAAAACCTGCTTGCCCTTTCCCAGCAGGGCCTGGACAGCGAAGCCCGCACCTTGATCAGAGGCGAATCCAAACGCAACTTTGACCAAGTGACCTACGCACTGCAAAAAATGGTCGAACTCAACGATGCAGGAGCCGAAGGGGCCAGCACCCGAGGCACCCAGCTGTACCTGAACGCGCGAATTTCCATTGTCGCTGCCCTGATCGTCGCGTTGCTGGTGGGGTTGGGACTCGCCCTGTTCATCTCGCGCATCATTTCCCGCCCGCTCAAACAAGCGGCTGCCGTCGCCGAGCAACTGGCCGAGGGCAACCTCAACGCACGCATCGACGTCAATTCCAGGGACGAAACCGGCATGGTGTTGCTGGCCATGCAGAACATGGTCGGCAAGCTCGCGCACATCATCGGTGAAGTACGTAATGCCGCCGACAACCTGGCCAGCGCTTCGGAAGAAGTCAGCGCCACTGCGCAATCGATGAGCCAGGCCACCAGCGAACAAGCCGCCAGCGTCGAGGAAACCAGTGCGTCCATCGAGCAGATGAGTGCCAGCATCAATCAGAACACTGAGAACGCCAAGGTTACCGACGGCATGGCGAGCAAGGCCGCCAAGGAAGCCACCGACGGCGGCGAATCGGTGCAGCAGACCGTCGTGGCCATGAAGAAGATTGCCCAACGCATCAGCATCATTGACGACATTGCGTATCAGACCAACCTGCTGGCACTCAATGCTGCGATTGAAGCGGCACGCGCCGGTGAGCATGGCAAAGGCTTCGCGGTGGTGGCGGCGGAAGTGCGAAAACTGGCCGAACGCAGCCAGGTGGCCGCTCAGGAAATCGGCGAACTGTCTTCCAGCAGCGTCGACATGGCCGAGAAAGCCGGCAAATTGCTCGGTGAAATGGTTCCGTCAATCAACAAGACATCAGATCTTGTCCAGGAAATAAGTGCCGCTTCGGAAGAACAGGCGTCGGGCGTAGCGCAAATCAACACGGCCATGACCCAGTTGAACCAGGTCACGCAGCAGAACGCTTCGAGCAGCGAAGAACTGGCCGCCACTGCTGAGGAAATGAGCAGTCAGGCCGAGCAGCTGCAACAGGCAATGAGCTTCTTCACCCTGGACACGCCGCCCAAGTCGGCCAGCCAGTCATCAAGACTCGACAAAACGCCTGGAAACTCCAGCCGCAAACCGCTGCGCCAACCTGTGCAAGCGCCGACGAAAGCATTCGCCTACAACATGGCAAGCGCGCCGGACGAGTCCGAATTTACCCGATTCTGA